Proteins encoded by one window of Micromonospora coxensis:
- a CDS encoding 3-hydroxyacyl-CoA dehydrogenase NAD-binding domain-containing protein gives MTDTIRYDRGADGIVTLTLDDPDQSANTMNRAYAASMSAVLDRLEAERDELTGVVVTSAKQTFFAGGDLDEMGRATRADAPALAELLGTIKRDLRRLETLGRPVVAAINGAALGGGLEIALACHHRIALDAPGSRIGLPEVTLGLLPGAGGVTRTVRMLGLAAALTTVLLTGRRMRPAEALAAGLVDEVVATDEEMLTRAREWIAANPHPAQPWDRPDYRMPGGTPASRGLAAQLPAYPANLRKQLKGARLPAPEAILATAVEGAQVDLETALTVETRHLITLLTGQIAKNMIGAFHVDLRAVNGGAARPSGVEAAAVRKVAVLGAGMMGAGIAYVCAKAGLDVVVRDVSEEAAGRAREHAGKLLARAVRRGRLGEADAQAVLARITTTAGLDALAGCDAVIEAVFEDPALKQAVFAEVAPVVAADALLASNTSTLPITGLAAQVARPADFIGMHFFSPVDKMPLLEIVVGEQTGDVALARAFDLGRRIGKTPIVVNDGRGFFTSRVIGRFIDEAVGMVAEGVPAASVEQAALQAGYPTGPLALADEVSLTLIQRIRRQFEAAGEGFVALPSHRLVDDMVDRHDRPGRAGGRGFYDYADGARGRLWSGLADLATEAGRAVPLPDLQERMLFAEALDALRCLDEGVLRTETDANIGSILGIGFPAWTGGVIRYVRQYAGGPAGFAARAADLAARYGDRFTPPADLAARLAAGSPARDGQPVGAA, from the coding sequence ATGACCGACACCATCCGGTACGACCGCGGCGCCGACGGCATCGTCACCCTCACCCTCGACGACCCGGACCAGTCCGCGAACACCATGAACCGGGCGTACGCCGCCTCGATGAGCGCGGTGCTGGACCGGCTGGAGGCCGAACGCGACGAGCTGACCGGGGTCGTCGTCACCAGCGCCAAGCAGACGTTCTTCGCCGGCGGCGACCTGGACGAGATGGGCCGCGCCACCCGCGCCGACGCGCCCGCGCTGGCCGAACTGCTCGGCACGATCAAGCGGGACCTGCGCCGGCTGGAGACGCTGGGCCGTCCCGTGGTCGCGGCGATCAACGGCGCCGCGCTCGGCGGCGGCCTGGAGATCGCGCTGGCCTGCCACCACCGCATCGCGCTGGACGCGCCCGGGTCCCGGATCGGGCTGCCCGAGGTGACGCTGGGGCTGCTGCCCGGCGCGGGCGGGGTGACCCGTACGGTGCGGATGCTCGGCCTGGCCGCCGCGCTGACCACGGTGCTGCTCACCGGCCGGCGGATGCGTCCGGCCGAGGCGCTCGCCGCCGGCCTCGTCGACGAGGTGGTCGCCACCGACGAGGAGATGCTGACCCGGGCTCGCGAGTGGATCGCGGCGAACCCGCACCCGGCCCAGCCGTGGGACCGCCCCGACTACCGGATGCCCGGCGGCACGCCGGCCAGCCGAGGTCTGGCCGCGCAGTTGCCGGCGTACCCGGCGAACCTGCGCAAGCAGCTCAAGGGCGCCCGGCTGCCGGCGCCCGAGGCCATCCTCGCCACCGCCGTCGAGGGGGCCCAGGTCGACCTGGAGACCGCGCTGACCGTGGAGACCCGGCACCTGATCACCCTGCTCACCGGGCAGATCGCCAAGAACATGATCGGGGCGTTCCACGTCGACCTGCGGGCGGTCAACGGCGGCGCGGCCCGGCCGTCCGGGGTGGAGGCCGCCGCCGTGCGCAAGGTGGCGGTGCTCGGCGCCGGCATGATGGGCGCCGGCATCGCGTACGTCTGCGCGAAGGCCGGGCTGGACGTGGTGGTCCGCGACGTCTCCGAGGAGGCCGCCGGCCGGGCCCGCGAGCACGCCGGGAAGCTGCTCGCCAGGGCGGTGCGCCGGGGCCGGCTCGGGGAGGCCGACGCGCAGGCCGTGCTGGCGCGGATCACCACCACCGCCGGCCTCGACGCCCTCGCCGGCTGCGACGCGGTGATCGAGGCGGTCTTCGAGGACCCGGCGCTCAAGCAGGCCGTCTTCGCCGAGGTGGCGCCGGTGGTGGCCGCCGACGCGCTGCTCGCCTCCAACACCTCCACCCTGCCGATCACCGGTCTCGCCGCTCAGGTGGCGCGACCGGCGGACTTCATCGGCATGCACTTCTTCTCCCCGGTGGACAAGATGCCGCTGCTGGAGATCGTGGTCGGCGAGCAGACCGGCGACGTCGCGCTGGCGCGGGCGTTCGACCTGGGCCGGCGGATCGGCAAGACTCCGATCGTGGTCAACGACGGGCGGGGCTTCTTCACCAGCCGGGTGATCGGCAGGTTCATCGACGAGGCGGTCGGCATGGTGGCCGAGGGGGTGCCGGCGGCGTCGGTCGAGCAGGCCGCGTTGCAGGCCGGGTACCCGACCGGGCCGCTCGCGCTGGCCGACGAGGTCAGCCTCACCCTGATCCAGCGCATCCGTCGGCAGTTCGAGGCCGCCGGGGAGGGCTTCGTGGCCCTGCCGTCGCACCGGCTCGTCGACGACATGGTGGACCGCCACGACCGGCCGGGCCGGGCCGGTGGGCGTGGCTTCTACGACTACGCCGACGGCGCCCGGGGGCGGCTCTGGAGCGGGCTGGCCGACCTGGCCACCGAGGCCGGGCGGGCGGTGCCGCTGCCCGACCTGCAGGAGCGGATGCTCTTCGCCGAGGCGCTCGACGCGCTGCGCTGCCTCGACGAGGGGGTGCTGCGTACCGAGACCGACGCCAACATCGGCTCGATCCTCGGCATCGGCTTCCCGGCCTGGACCGGCGGGGTGATCCGCTACGTGCGCCAGTACGCCGGCGGGCCGGCCGGTTTCGCCGCCCGGGCGGCCGACCTCGCCGCCCGCTACGGTGACCGGTTCACGCCCCCCGCCGACCTCGCCGCGCGGCTGGCGGCCGGCTCCCCGGCCCGCGACGGCCAGCCGGTGGGCGCCGCGTGA
- a CDS encoding acyl-CoA dehydrogenase family protein, translating to MPTPGLDTYTSPWREPEHDDLAELARDFFTKEVLPHTERLLAQGHPDREHYRRAGELGLLGLSVPEEYGGGGGGFTHEAVMLHEQAHCGESTLGLAVHSGIVTGYLVAYGTEEQKRRWLPGLCSGELVGAIAMTEPDGGSDLQAMRTRAVRDGDDYLVTGAKTFISNGGLADLIIVAVKTDPEQRAAGISLLVCEVGDGPAGFRRGRLLSKIGLHGNDTAELFFDDLRVPAANLLGGAEGLGFFQMMQALPQERLVIGVGAVAAMQRAVELTTAYVKERTAFGKPLIGHQNTRMVLAECVTRTRVARVFLDDCIVRHDRGELDVATAAMAKSWLTEGQCEVVDRCLQLFGGYGYTTEYPIARMYADARVQKIYGGTNEIMKELIARAL from the coding sequence ATGCCGACGCCTGGACTCGACACCTACACCTCGCCGTGGCGCGAGCCCGAGCACGACGACCTCGCCGAACTCGCCCGCGACTTCTTCACCAAGGAGGTGCTGCCGCACACCGAGCGGCTGCTGGCGCAGGGCCATCCGGACCGCGAGCACTACCGGCGCGCGGGCGAGCTGGGCCTGCTCGGGCTCTCCGTGCCCGAGGAGTACGGCGGCGGGGGCGGCGGGTTCACCCACGAGGCGGTGATGCTGCACGAGCAGGCCCACTGCGGCGAGAGCACCCTCGGGCTGGCCGTGCACAGCGGGATCGTCACCGGCTACCTCGTCGCCTACGGCACCGAGGAGCAGAAGCGGCGCTGGCTGCCCGGGCTGTGCAGCGGCGAACTCGTCGGCGCGATCGCGATGACCGAGCCCGACGGCGGCTCCGACCTGCAGGCGATGCGGACCCGGGCGGTCCGCGACGGCGACGACTACCTGGTCACCGGGGCGAAGACGTTCATCAGCAACGGCGGCCTCGCCGACCTGATCATCGTGGCCGTCAAGACCGACCCCGAGCAGCGCGCCGCCGGCATCTCCCTGCTGGTCTGCGAGGTCGGCGACGGACCGGCCGGCTTCCGCCGGGGGCGGCTGCTGTCGAAGATCGGGCTGCACGGCAACGACACCGCCGAACTGTTCTTCGACGACCTGCGGGTGCCGGCGGCCAACCTGCTCGGCGGCGCCGAGGGGCTCGGCTTCTTCCAGATGATGCAGGCGCTGCCCCAGGAGCGGCTGGTCATCGGCGTCGGCGCGGTCGCCGCGATGCAGCGCGCCGTCGAGCTGACCACCGCGTACGTCAAGGAGCGCACCGCCTTCGGCAAGCCGCTGATCGGCCACCAGAACACCCGGATGGTGCTGGCCGAGTGCGTCACCCGGACCCGGGTCGCCCGGGTGTTCCTCGACGACTGCATCGTCCGGCACGACCGGGGCGAGTTGGACGTGGCCACCGCGGCGATGGCGAAGTCCTGGCTCACCGAGGGGCAGTGCGAGGTCGTCGACCGGTGCCTGCAACTGTTCGGCGGCTACGGCTACACCACCGAGTACCCGATCGCCCGGATGTACGCCGACGCGCGGGTGCAGAAGATCTACGGCGGCACCAACGAGATCATGAAGGAGCTGATCGCCCGTGCCCTCTGA
- a CDS encoding acetyl-CoA C-acetyltransferase — MPSDGEAYVYDAVRTPRGRGRDTGALHGVKPITLVVGLIDALRERHPGLDPQRLEDLLLGIVTPIGEQGGDLARAAALLAGLPDHVGGVQLNRFCASGLEAVNLAAARIRSGWEHLLLAGGVESMSRVPMGADGAAWAMDPETALATSFVPQGISADLIATLEGFTRDDVDSYALRSQERAAKAWAGGHFARSVVPVRDANGLDVLTVDEHPRPETTREALAKLSPSFATIGEMGGFDAVAVQRFHWLEAIEHVHHAGNSSGIVDGAALVLIGSDTVGAELGLTPRARIVATAVSGADPTLMLTGPIPATRKALDVAGLGVADIDLFEINEAFAAVVLKYIRDLELDPDTVNVNGGAIAMGHPLGATGAMLLGTALDELERRDLRRAVVTLCIGGGMGVATVIERC; from the coding sequence GTGCCCTCTGACGGCGAGGCCTACGTCTACGACGCCGTACGCACCCCGCGCGGGCGCGGACGCGACACTGGCGCCCTGCACGGCGTCAAGCCGATCACCCTGGTCGTCGGGCTGATCGACGCGCTGCGCGAACGGCATCCCGGGCTGGACCCGCAGCGGCTGGAGGACCTGCTGCTGGGCATCGTCACCCCGATCGGCGAGCAGGGCGGCGACCTGGCCCGCGCGGCGGCGCTGCTGGCCGGGCTGCCCGACCACGTCGGCGGGGTGCAGCTCAACCGGTTCTGCGCCTCCGGTCTGGAGGCGGTCAACCTGGCCGCCGCGCGGATCCGCTCCGGCTGGGAGCACCTGCTGCTCGCCGGTGGCGTCGAGTCGATGTCCCGGGTGCCGATGGGCGCCGACGGGGCCGCCTGGGCGATGGACCCGGAGACCGCCCTGGCCACGTCCTTCGTGCCGCAGGGCATCAGCGCCGACCTGATCGCCACCCTGGAGGGCTTCACCCGCGACGACGTCGACTCGTACGCGCTGCGCTCGCAGGAGCGGGCCGCCAAGGCGTGGGCCGGCGGGCACTTCGCCCGCTCGGTGGTGCCGGTCCGCGACGCCAACGGGCTGGACGTCCTCACCGTCGACGAGCACCCGAGGCCGGAGACCACCCGGGAGGCGCTGGCGAAGCTGTCGCCGTCGTTCGCCACCATCGGCGAGATGGGCGGCTTCGACGCGGTCGCGGTGCAGCGGTTCCACTGGCTGGAGGCGATCGAGCACGTGCACCACGCGGGCAACTCGTCGGGCATCGTGGACGGCGCGGCCCTGGTGCTGATCGGCTCCGACACGGTCGGGGCGGAGCTGGGGCTGACCCCGCGCGCGCGGATCGTGGCGACCGCGGTCAGCGGCGCCGACCCGACGCTGATGCTGACCGGGCCGATCCCGGCCACCCGCAAGGCCCTCGACGTGGCCGGGCTGGGCGTGGCCGACATCGACCTGTTCGAGATCAACGAGGCGTTCGCCGCGGTGGTGCTGAAGTACATCCGTGACCTGGAGCTGGACCCGGACACGGTCAACGTCAACGGCGGGGCGATCGCCATGGGACACCCGCTCGGCGCCACCGGCGCGATGCTGCTCGGCACCGCCCTGGACGAACTCGAACGCCGCGACCTGCGCCGGGCCGTGGTGACCCTGTGCATCGGCGGCGGCATGGGCGTCGCCACCGTCATCGAGCGCTGCTGA
- a CDS encoding alpha/beta fold hydrolase codes for MHSPDPTRLVHCRRGAGPPLVLIHGIGSRWQVWQPVLDELARHRDVIALDLPGFGASPPWPDPGPGVRPGSVDHLADRVAAFLDTLGVSGYAVAGNSLGGGVALELGRRGAARAVTAFSPIGFWGPLGRRWCRLVVGGARAAGTALRPALPRAFAHRAGRVALCGVFHGHPGRLTPAECVSAAAALAGAPGFAAARSAFGDWQLHPEPDDAATLAAPADASRTTPTAADRRHPPAVRDRAGQPGHGGRPGQDGRQPGQGGGRPGRHRGPGALAAIPVTIAWGTRDLVLPYRSQARRARTALPAARHVALPGCGHLPFADSPETCARLLIETC; via the coding sequence GTGCACTCCCCCGACCCGACCCGGCTGGTCCACTGTCGACGCGGCGCCGGCCCGCCACTGGTGCTGATCCACGGCATCGGCAGCCGCTGGCAGGTGTGGCAGCCGGTCCTCGACGAGCTGGCCCGGCACCGGGACGTCATCGCGCTGGACCTGCCCGGCTTCGGCGCGTCCCCGCCCTGGCCCGACCCCGGCCCCGGGGTGCGGCCCGGATCGGTGGACCACCTCGCCGACCGGGTGGCCGCCTTCCTCGACACCCTCGGCGTGTCCGGGTACGCGGTCGCCGGCAACTCCCTCGGCGGCGGCGTCGCGCTGGAGCTGGGCCGCCGGGGCGCGGCCCGGGCGGTCACCGCGTTCTCGCCGATCGGGTTCTGGGGTCCGCTGGGACGGCGCTGGTGCCGGCTCGTGGTCGGCGGCGCGCGCGCCGCCGGGACGGCGCTGCGACCGGCGCTGCCCCGCGCGTTCGCCCACCGGGCCGGCCGGGTCGCGCTGTGCGGGGTGTTCCACGGCCACCCCGGACGGTTGACGCCGGCCGAGTGCGTGTCGGCGGCGGCGGCGCTGGCCGGCGCCCCCGGCTTCGCGGCGGCCCGGTCGGCGTTCGGCGACTGGCAGCTGCACCCGGAGCCGGACGACGCCGCGACCCTCGCCGCGCCCGCCGATGCGTCCCGGACCACACCCACCGCCGCTGACCGCCGCCACCCGCCCGCCGTCCGGGACCGGGCCGGGCAGCCAGGTCACGGCGGGCGGCCGGGACAGGACGGCAGGCAGCCGGGGCAGGGCGGCGGGCGGCCGGGCCGGCACCGCGGGCCGGGCGCGCTGGCCGCGATCCCGGTGACGATCGCCTGGGGCACCCGGGACCTCGTCCTGCCGTACCGGAGTCAGGCCCGGCGGGCCCGGACGGCGCTGCCGGCGGCCCGGCACGTCGCGTTGCCCGGGTGCGGGCACCTGCCGTTCGCGGACTCACCGGAGACCTGCGCGCGGTTGCTGATCGAGACTTGTTGA